The Apium graveolens cultivar Ventura chromosome 6, ASM990537v1, whole genome shotgun sequence genome contains a region encoding:
- the LOC141667241 gene encoding 14 kDa proline-rich protein DC2.15-like: MAFTKNASLALFLTLNILFFSMVVSATKCPGTKTPPVIPKVPSSGKCPKDALKLGVCADVLNLVKNVVVGSPPTLPCCALLNGLVDLEAALCLCTAIKANVLGLKLNVPVALSLVLNNCGKKVPNGFECS; the protein is encoded by the coding sequence ATGGCTTTCACTAAAAATGCTTCCCTGGCTCTCTTTCTCACACTAAACATTCTCTTCTTTTCTATGGTCGTATCAGCTACCAAATGCCCTGGCACCAAGACACCACCTGTTATTCCCAAGGTTCCTTCATCTGGAAAATGCCCTAAAGATGCCCTAAAATTAGGAGTATGTGCTGATGTACTTAACTTGGTGAAGAACGTCGTCGTTGGATCTCCTCCCACACTCCCATGTTGCGCTCTCCTCAACGGTCTTGTTGATCTGGAGGCTGCTCTTTGCCTTTGCACTGCCATTAAAGCCAATGTTTTGGGCCTTAAACTCAATGTTCCTGTTGCACTCAGCCTTGTTCTTAACAACTGCGGGAAGAAAGTACCCAATGGCTTCGAATGTTCCTAA